atatatatatatatatatatatatatatatatatataaaaggtagATAAAGAAAGCTATCATTGTATTAACATCGTAGTATTATATTAGCATGGCGTCATTGCATATCAAAATCTATATGATGAATTGGTAATAGTTGTGAGAAAGGattctcttaatttttcatgttcttcccaaattttatttgttaaactatcagaaaaaaaaaacacacactttattatcttaaaaacgTGTTAACCGATAGATGGAGATAAGTTATTTCTCAATCAACTACATAAAATTAGTGCATATTATCTAATCGGACGAGTTTATCATTCTAATTTATGGTATGGATTGATTATAATTAcattttctaatataataaaCTGGTTGTCAAAGTCTAGTAAATGTAGTAAAATTAGTTTTGACTCGTCTAAAGCACGAGCTAActctataatattattaaaataattttaaataagtataaaagaTGTTGTAGTTTAACATTTAACTAAAATCATTAAGGgagttttattttgaatttattaattagttactgactataattcaaaataaaagagaaaattcacgtataagaaattataaaacttttgtacagttaataaattgttttagttttaaacaaataaaataacgaatataatcattcaaaacgatgagtttaattttttatattgatagattactaatactttttattattgatatttttttgccggcattaaaatttataattaaattaaactgaaTAGCCATACGAAAATAGAAGGGCATGAGAGAACTTTTGTAGGCAAAGATTGGTGAAATTCTGAGGGAGAATGGAATAAAATAATGGACACTGAACtgataaagaaattatataggAAATGAGAGTTTTGCTTTGTctgtatatgtatataaaaatgtCATTATAGTCGCTAggattgtaaaaaaaatgtgcGAAATAAAAtctgtaataaaatataaaatgaatagaTTTCATAGATATTAATGGATACTAGATATGCGtgtttaattatatgttttaataaaattataatgaatacaCGTATACAAGTATATCCATATACTCAAGAATACCTATaacttatttgaatttgaatataatttttagaataaggcgattaaagtaaaattaattataagtaaaatatttattataaaaaatgatttataatttaatttatagacttgaaatcattttaaactggttgattttatttataatcataCTTTGAGacgtaatttatttatttttaaatatagtaattttctttttattaatattacacGATGCActtttaattctattatattccaaaatatacattttaaataacttcattcaaaatttagaaaagaaaaactagaaaaacTATAGATACCGATATCAGTAAGTAACATAAGGGATaataagaaaacttaaaaaaaaaaaaacaaataaggaaTATCCAGTTCTTATGtggaaaattatattattaatccCAATACAAATTACCATATcatcatttatattttgttattattttaagatattcaTTATTTGTCACATGCTCCTTTTAAACCTCGACCACATTGGTATTTATTCATTATTAAGACATCGGCATCATCGTTATTCATaattacttttcattttcatttattgcCATTAATGTTAATCATGGTTATGTTATAATAATGGTCATTAATTAACTGGGACCAGTGTCACTCTCTCATCACCCATTTTTACGAAGAAAAAGGAGACCTCATGgcatagttaaatttaaaaattataaagtaattcatacaataaacttaaattaaaacattgaaAATTAAAGCCGTGCACGTAGCTACCCCTACGGGCATGGAACGGCGTAGGAAAAGAACGGAAGATCTTTCCCTCTCGCACGTCTCTGTAGGGACACAGGTACATAGACTCAGCAAATTAACCCAAAGCCTTCCCAGGCATAGAGGGTACCCTCTCCTCTACCTAGAAAGAGAGGGTCCCTCTATTTTTGATAGCCCTCAAAATTAAGGATTTGATCATTATTTACAAACACAGGCACATGCATTTCCCGTtaatttgaatttcattaaCATTCATAAGTTCCTTTGAAATAGAATCATGAGGAAGTTGTGTCCTAATTTTGATAAGGAAGATGGGTTGGAGACCGTGCTTGAGGTGCCTATTCCTGATGAGATGTTGACGAGCATGGGCTCCAATGGCTTCAATCGGTGGCAGAATCTCCGAACTCTCATGAATGCTCGATTTCCTGACAAATCATCATTGAACAATGAATTTTTGGTGCTGCTTAAGATTGTGGGTGCCCCCCTTATCCCTGTTCAGCTTTCGTCGGACCACGCTTTGACTCGCCCCCTCAAAGATTGCTCCATTGTAAGCCCTAATTACCAATTATCTATTCAATTCGCCACTAGCCACACAAATATCACGAGtagaattttttgttttcaattagTTATATGCATAAACATTATTACAAATAGCTTGAAAGCATGATTTCTTCGGTTTGGAAAGTGTGTTTCACTGCGCATATTTGTAAAGTTAATAAAGAATTGCATTATTTTGGTAGCTAAATAAACCTAATCTGTTGTGCGTATTGGTTGTATATTAATGAATGAAACGGGGGTTCATGCATGGATGATGGATGCAGCAAGATTCGAATGCGAAGTACATAGTTCAGCAGTACGTGGCGGCGACGGGAGGGGTGGCAGCATTGAATTCACTGGAAAGTATGTATGCAATTGGCCGAGTGAGAATATGTGGGTCGGAAATGCGTCAAGGTGAGAtcgatgaagaagttgaagcaaGAGGGAAACCTGAAGTGGGAGGTTTTGTGTTATGGCAGAAGAACCCAGATATGTGGTGCTTGGAATTGGTTGTTTCTGGTTACAAGGTCAGTGCAGGATGTGACGGTAAGGTATCTTGGAACCACAGTTCTTCTCAACCCTTTCATGCAATCAAAGCCCCTCCAAGACCACTTCGCCGCATCTTTCAGGTAATATGCAACATTGTATGCATTgattttatcattgttttttgGTAATGGGATCATACGCATATCacatgttattattattagggACTGGACCCAAGGTGCGCGGCAAACTTGTTCCTAGACGCAGAATGTGTGGGAGAGAACATCATTAACAACGAGGTTTGTTTCATGCTGAAGTTGCAAACGGCTCAACAAGTTCTTCTTGCCCAGAGCACTTCCAACACTGACATTGTGATGCACACGATAGTGGGCTACTTCAGCCAACGCACGGGGCTGCTGGTGAAATTCGAGGACACCAAGTTGGTGAAGATAAGGCCCGTGAAAGGCAAAGAGTACGTGTTCTGGGAAACTAGAGTGGAGTCCTTGATCGAAGATTATAGATACGTAGACGGCATTAACATAGCGCACGGTGGGACCACGATTGCCACGCTTAATAGGTACGGGGCAGAGCAAAATCACAAACGTATGATTGAGGAAACGTGGACGATTGAAGAGGTTGACTTTAATATTGTTGGGTTGACCATGAATTGCTTTCTCCCTCCCTCTGATGGAGAGAGAGAACAACACGAAGGCACAGAGGGAATGGGATAGGATTTTGCTTCGGTAGTCGTCGATATCTTTGCTCCCCTCGACTCGACTATAGGAAGTGTAAATACTAAAACATAGACAAATATATGGTGCTATGGGTATGCTGCAATGGAAGTAATTCAATCTTTTTTTGACTGGGATCTTTTGGGTGACAGATAAATGCAATTCATTTGGAATATGTTGGATTCACAATTTTTTGTTTAGAAATTGTGATTTGACACCGATCAATGGTTTCTATTCATTCGAAGAACAAACTGGTAATTTAATCAGACGAAAAAGGCAAAGTTTATGAACAGGTACtgaaaatagaaattattaaCAGTATACTCTTAATCTACCTTGGACGTACCTAAAACTATTGTTTTATTCAAatctaaaactttatttaagAGAACGTTCAGACCAATGAGAAAGGACTCcgaaaatcattttaaaaaaatgagtcGTGAAAAAACGAAATTTCTGAATACGAAAAACTCTAATTATTATAAGGGTGGGTGCGGCATGGGTGATTATCAGATTGTCTAAGTTTACATCTTAAGTGTCTGAACCTTTAGTCTGTGCTGGGTTCTAACCTTTTATACTATATCACATCTAAGGTGAAGTGTGAAAAGCTTGCTACTTTTTCTACTTGAAGAATTTGATGTCATTGGATTTCTGATTTCTGATTTCTGATACACTATTAAATGTGGGTGTCTTtgtttgtatgtatatatttaataaagtaCTAGTAGAAATGGAATTTGGATCTTCACTGTGTCGTTTATCGTGTTTTCTGGGGCATTTTGTCTATAAAATGACTGATTGTTTTTCTCTTACGACTTTTTTTGGGGTTTCGTTGCTTTTCCATCTCCTCTTAGTGTGCAACCAGCCACCATTTCGTGGAACCAAATCTTGGAACGTTGACATTTGACATATTGAGGACAATTGCATGTTTAGATTATATATAAGTTAGAAGTCC
This Vigna angularis cultivar LongXiaoDou No.4 chromosome 4, ASM1680809v1, whole genome shotgun sequence DNA region includes the following protein-coding sequences:
- the LOC108341874 gene encoding uncharacterized protein LOC108341874; this encodes MRKLCPNFDKEDGLETVLEVPIPDEMLTSMGSNGFNRWQNLRTLMNARFPDKSSLNNEFLVLLKIVGAPLIPVQLSSDHALTRPLKDCSIQDSNAKYIVQQYVAATGGVAALNSLESMYAIGRVRICGSEMRQGEIDEEVEARGKPEVGGFVLWQKNPDMWCLELVVSGYKVSAGCDGKVSWNHSSSQPFHAIKAPPRPLRRIFQGLDPRCAANLFLDAECVGENIINNEVCFMLKLQTAQQVLLAQSTSNTDIVMHTIVGYFSQRTGLLVKFEDTKLVKIRPVKGKEYVFWETRVESLIEDYRYVDGINIAHGGTTIATLNRYGAEQNHKRMIEETWTIEEVDFNIVGLTMNCFLPPSDGEREQHEGTEGMG